One genomic region from Bradyrhizobium icense encodes:
- a CDS encoding DUF4286 family protein, whose translation MPIAGKGMLLTSMNIDAEHEVEFNRWYDREHLEERVAIEGFLEARRYVAHDGNPKYLSLYSTETFEVLDSPAYRAALANQTAWSMTNIARFKNMIRAVARITVSRGTGRGSALGIVRLRPPSGGEDKLRVALDEQLDPAQLDGIISVHLIESDPALSKPITDDPSASDPGAGDWFVLIDATDVGALPAAMLHFSGNIALKPLTISSSTYRLMWDLAKSDIGG comes from the coding sequence ATGCCGATCGCCGGAAAGGGCATGTTGCTGACGTCGATGAATATCGATGCCGAGCACGAAGTCGAATTCAATCGCTGGTACGACCGCGAACACCTCGAAGAGCGCGTTGCGATCGAAGGTTTTCTCGAAGCGCGCCGCTATGTCGCGCATGACGGCAATCCGAAATATCTCAGCCTCTATTCCACCGAGACCTTTGAGGTGCTGGACAGCCCGGCCTATCGTGCCGCGCTGGCGAACCAGACGGCGTGGTCGATGACCAACATCGCGCGTTTCAAGAACATGATCCGCGCGGTCGCACGCATCACGGTCAGCCGCGGCACCGGCCGCGGCTCGGCGCTGGGCATCGTCAGGCTGCGTCCCCCGTCCGGCGGCGAGGACAAGCTGCGCGTTGCGCTCGACGAGCAACTCGATCCCGCGCAACTCGACGGGATCATATCCGTGCACCTGATCGAGAGCGACCCGGCGCTGTCGAAGCCGATCACCGACGATCCCTCCGCATCCGATCCCGGCGCCGGCGACTGGTTCGTGCTGATCGATGCCACCGACGTTGGCGCGCTGCCGGCGGCGATGCTGCACTTCAGCGGCAATATCGCATTGAAGCCGCTGACGATCTCGAGCAGCACCTACCGACTGATGTGGGATCTGGCGAAGAGCGATATCGGCGGCTGA
- the pip gene encoding prolyl aminopeptidase — MAPDADAGKSIKRADPFAPLTSEQLAVGDGHDIYVESVGRLGGIPAVYLHGGPGSGCQPDHRRLFDPERFHAVLFDQRGAGRSRPKGGREANTLPHLIADMEMIREKFGFEHWLVVGGSWGATLALAYAQAHPDRISGIVLRATFLGTTEEIENGFLKVLPRFYPGLYDNFMSVLGEGERAQPLQAYFRRILDSNPDVHIPAARAWGETERILSEHTPNRTRLDLSALNSSRNMPTTPFMEAHYFANDCFMQPNQLLRDASRLAGIPGIIVQGRYDLLCPPATSHALAAVWREAEIRFVEGAGHTLYDPGVRDAVMKAIADMASQTNK, encoded by the coding sequence ATGGCGCCTGATGCCGATGCCGGCAAATCCATCAAGCGCGCCGACCCCTTTGCGCCGCTGACGTCGGAGCAGCTCGCGGTCGGCGACGGTCACGATATTTATGTCGAAAGCGTCGGCCGCCTCGGTGGCATTCCTGCCGTCTATCTGCATGGCGGGCCCGGCAGCGGCTGCCAGCCGGATCATCGCCGGCTGTTCGATCCGGAGCGCTTCCATGCCGTGCTGTTCGATCAGCGCGGTGCCGGCCGCAGTCGTCCCAAGGGCGGCCGCGAGGCCAACACGCTGCCGCATCTGATCGCCGACATGGAAATGATCCGCGAGAAATTCGGCTTCGAGCACTGGCTGGTCGTCGGCGGCTCCTGGGGCGCGACGCTGGCGCTGGCCTACGCGCAGGCCCATCCCGACCGCATCAGCGGCATCGTGCTTCGCGCTACTTTCCTGGGCACGACCGAGGAAATCGAAAACGGTTTTCTCAAGGTGCTGCCGCGGTTCTATCCCGGGCTATACGACAACTTCATGAGCGTGCTGGGGGAAGGCGAGCGCGCGCAACCGCTGCAGGCCTATTTCCGCCGCATCCTCGATTCCAATCCCGACGTCCATATTCCCGCCGCGAGGGCATGGGGCGAAACCGAACGCATTCTTTCCGAACACACCCCAAACCGCACGCGTCTCGATCTGTCGGCGCTGAATTCGTCGCGTAACATGCCGACGACGCCATTCATGGAAGCGCACTATTTTGCCAATGACTGCTTCATGCAGCCGAACCAGTTGTTACGCGACGCGAGCAGACTTGCCGGCATCCCCGGCATCATCGTGCAGGGCCGCTATGATCTGCTGTGCCCGCCCGCGACCTCGCACGCGCTTGCAGCAGTTTGGCGCGAGGCCGAAATCCGTTTCGTCGAAGGCGCCGGCCACACTCTGTACGATCCCGGCGTTCGCGATGCCGTGATGAAGGCGATCGCCGATATGGCGTCCCAAACCAACAAATAG
- the pqqE gene encoding pyrroloquinoline quinone biosynthesis protein PqqE: MSDILADGKTAGAAPSDGLAVLEQKRSTAETFGIPLAVLAELTHRCPLQCPYCSNPIELDRGGSELTTDEWKKVLSELAEIGVLQIHFSGGEPTARKDLVELVQHATDVGLYSNLITSAVLLTKEKLSALADAGLCHVQISFQGNEPIVADRVAGLKNAHEKKIEAAKWTRELDLPLTVNAVMHRQNLHQLSDIIQMAVDLDADRLEVANVQYYGWALKNRAALMPTLEQIEETSRIVEEATTRLKGILAIDYVVPDYYALRPKKCMGGWGRQFFNISPAGKVLPCHAAESITGLEFESVRSNHSIAWIWQNSEAFNRYRGTGWMPEPCKSCEFREIDFGGCRCQAFALTGDAGNTDPACTLSPMHEQIFKDAEREAAAHQDRFLYRNFAGGTLETEGEHGA; encoded by the coding sequence ATGAGCGACATTCTCGCAGACGGCAAAACTGCCGGCGCCGCGCCCAGTGACGGGCTCGCGGTGCTTGAGCAGAAGCGTTCGACCGCGGAGACGTTCGGCATTCCGCTTGCCGTGCTTGCCGAGCTGACGCACCGCTGCCCGCTGCAATGCCCCTATTGCTCCAATCCGATCGAGCTCGACCGCGGCGGCAGCGAACTCACCACCGACGAATGGAAGAAGGTGCTAAGCGAGCTCGCCGAAATCGGCGTGCTGCAAATCCATTTCTCCGGCGGCGAGCCGACCGCGCGCAAGGACCTGGTGGAGCTGGTGCAGCACGCAACCGATGTCGGGCTATACAGCAACCTCATTACGTCGGCGGTACTGTTGACCAAGGAAAAACTGTCCGCGCTCGCTGATGCCGGGCTTTGCCATGTGCAGATCAGTTTCCAGGGCAACGAGCCCATCGTGGCCGATCGCGTCGCCGGATTGAAGAATGCGCATGAGAAGAAGATCGAAGCCGCAAAGTGGACGCGCGAGCTCGACCTGCCGCTGACGGTCAACGCGGTCATGCACCGCCAGAACCTGCACCAGCTCTCCGACATCATCCAGATGGCGGTCGATCTCGACGCCGACCGGCTGGAAGTCGCCAACGTGCAGTACTATGGCTGGGCATTGAAGAACCGCGCCGCCTTGATGCCGACGCTCGAACAGATCGAGGAGACCAGCCGCATCGTCGAGGAAGCCACGACGCGCCTGAAGGGCATTCTCGCCATCGACTATGTCGTTCCGGATTATTACGCGCTGCGGCCGAAGAAATGCATGGGCGGCTGGGGCCGGCAGTTCTTCAACATCTCGCCCGCCGGCAAGGTTCTCCCCTGCCACGCGGCGGAAAGCATCACCGGGCTGGAATTCGAATCCGTCCGCTCAAACCATTCGATCGCCTGGATCTGGCAGAACTCCGAAGCCTTCAACCGCTATCGTGGCACCGGCTGGATGCCCGAGCCATGCAAGAGCTGCGAGTTCCGCGAAATCGATTTCGGCGGCTGCCGTTGCCAGGCTTTTGCGCTGACGGGTGACGCCGGCAATACCGATCCGGCCTGCACGCTGTCGCCGATGCACGAGCAGATATTCAAGGACGCCGAACGCGAGGCTGCCGCGCATCAGGACCGCTTCCTCTACCGCAATTTCGCCGGCGGCACGCTGGAGACGGAAGGCGAGCATGGCGCCTGA
- the pqqD gene encoding pyrroloquinoline quinone biosynthesis peptide chaperone PqqD, with amino-acid sequence MALSRNISVNEASRPKLPRHARLKFDETRQVWVILAPERVLAPDEIAVEVLQLCDGVRSVADMVDQLAAKYAAPREAILTDVIAMLQDLADKGFLTEAREKTS; translated from the coding sequence ATGGCGTTGAGCCGCAACATCAGTGTCAACGAGGCGAGCCGGCCGAAATTGCCGCGGCACGCCCGGCTGAAATTCGATGAGACGCGGCAGGTCTGGGTGATCCTGGCGCCCGAGCGGGTGCTGGCGCCGGATGAGATCGCGGTCGAGGTGCTGCAGCTCTGCGATGGCGTGCGCAGCGTCGCCGATATGGTCGACCAGCTCGCCGCCAAATACGCCGCCCCGCGCGAGGCGATTTTGACCGACGTCATTGCGATGCTGCAGGACCTCGCCGACAAGGGATTTCTGACCGAAGCGCGTGAGAAGACGTCATGA
- the pqqC gene encoding pyrroloquinoline-quinone synthase PqqC, with protein sequence MTAFSIGKGMTLNSAEELEATLRHIGATRYHSLHPFHRLLHGGKLNKGQVQAWALNRYYYQSTIPLKDAMVISRFRDRATRIEWRHRIEDHDGDAGSEGGIERWLKLTEGLGLDNAYVESTEGILPATRFAVEAYVHFCRDKTPLEAIASSLTELFAPNLHEERISGMLQHYDFVNPDIMSYFSRRLTQAPRDAGFALEYVKTNAKTPAEREAVCNALIFKTNVLWVQLDALYHAYVEGHIPPGAFVPQGNLQGN encoded by the coding sequence ATGACCGCCTTCTCGATCGGCAAGGGCATGACGCTCAACAGCGCCGAGGAACTGGAGGCGACGCTGCGCCATATCGGCGCGACGCGCTATCACAGCCTGCATCCGTTCCATCGGTTGTTACACGGCGGCAAGCTCAACAAGGGGCAGGTGCAGGCCTGGGCGCTGAACCGCTATTATTACCAGAGCACGATCCCGCTGAAGGATGCGATGGTGATCTCCCGGTTCCGCGACCGCGCCACCCGGATCGAATGGCGGCACCGCATCGAGGACCATGACGGCGACGCGGGCAGCGAAGGCGGCATCGAGCGCTGGCTCAAGCTGACCGAAGGCCTCGGCCTCGACAATGCTTATGTGGAATCGACCGAAGGCATCCTGCCGGCAACGCGATTTGCGGTGGAGGCCTATGTGCATTTCTGCCGCGACAAGACGCCGCTGGAGGCGATCGCTTCCTCGCTTACGGAACTGTTCGCGCCGAACCTGCACGAGGAGCGCATCTCGGGGATGCTGCAGCACTATGATTTCGTCAACCCCGATATCATGAGCTATTTCAGCCGCCGCCTGACGCAGGCCCCGCGCGATGCCGGTTTTGCGCTGGAATACGTCAAGACGAACGCAAAGACGCCGGCGGAGCGCGAGGCGGTCTGCAACGCGCTGATCTTCAAGACCAATGTGCTATGGGTTCAGCTCGACGCGCTGTATCATGCCTATGTCGAGGGCCACATCCCGCCCGGCGCGTTCGTGCCCCAAGGAAACTTACAAGGAAACTGA
- the pqqB gene encoding pyrroloquinoline quinone biosynthesis protein PqqB: MLRVVVLGAAAGGGVPQWNCGCPVCRKARSDHPELRSTQASIAVSADGEHWFLVNASPDLRQQVIATPQLHPRAGELRHSPIAGVILTNGEIDAVAGLLSMREGSPFTLYAHERVLAILRSNSIFNVLGENNVKRRPIEVDKAFEPALPDGSPSGVEILPFAVPGKGAWYLEGKAHPAGGDGAGDTLGLRILHKGSGKYFYFLAACARVTDDLKSRLSGAALVFFDGTVWRDDELIAAGLGTKTGQSMGHISMSGDHGAIESLADLDVGTKVFLHINNSNPALLRGSDERKAVEQAGWHIPADGTEIKL; the protein is encoded by the coding sequence ATGCTTCGCGTCGTCGTCCTGGGCGCCGCGGCTGGCGGTGGTGTTCCGCAGTGGAATTGCGGATGTCCGGTGTGCCGGAAAGCACGAAGCGACCATCCTGAATTGCGGAGCACCCAGGCTTCGATCGCGGTGAGCGCCGACGGCGAGCACTGGTTTCTCGTCAACGCCTCGCCCGACCTGCGCCAGCAGGTGATCGCGACGCCGCAGCTTCATCCCCGGGCGGGAGAGCTCAGGCACAGCCCGATCGCCGGCGTGATCCTGACCAATGGCGAAATCGATGCAGTCGCGGGGCTGCTGTCGATGCGCGAGGGTTCGCCGTTTACGCTCTATGCGCATGAGCGAGTCCTTGCGATTTTGCGATCGAACAGCATCTTTAACGTGCTGGGCGAAAACAACGTGAAGCGGCGGCCGATCGAGGTCGACAAGGCGTTCGAGCCCGCTTTGCCCGACGGCTCGCCATCCGGCGTGGAAATCCTGCCCTTCGCGGTTCCCGGCAAGGGCGCGTGGTATCTCGAAGGCAAAGCGCATCCGGCGGGTGGCGACGGCGCGGGCGACACGCTGGGCTTGCGGATTCTGCACAAGGGAAGCGGCAAGTATTTCTATTTCCTGGCCGCCTGCGCGCGCGTGACCGATGATCTCAAATCGCGCCTTTCGGGCGCTGCACTGGTTTTCTTCGACGGCACCGTGTGGCGCGACGATGAACTGATCGCAGCCGGCCTCGGCACCAAGACGGGACAAAGCATGGGCCATATTTCGATGTCGGGCGATCATGGCGCGATCGAGAGCCTCGCCGATCTCGACGTCGGAACGAAGGTGTTCCTGCATATCAACAACTCGAACCCCGCTCTGCTGCGCGGCTCGGATGAGCGCAAGGCCGTGGAGCAGGCTGGCTGGCACATCCCCGCTGACGGAACGGAGATCAAGCTGTGA
- the pqqA gene encoding pyrroloquinoline quinone precursor peptide PqqA translates to MAWKAPKIAEVSVGMEINMYMCATRK, encoded by the coding sequence ATGGCCTGGAAGGCACCAAAAATCGCCGAAGTATCGGTCGGCATGGAAATCAACATGTATATGTGCGCCACCCGCAAGTAA
- a CDS encoding DUF6894 family protein encodes MPRYYFNTRIGDELISDPDGEVLRDPDRAWEMARAMIRELLKTDGADGVLLSATIEVTDDDGEIVLEFPFAEAILDAPGGPITRH; translated from the coding sequence ATGCCGCGATATTACTTCAACACCCGTATCGGCGATGAGCTGATTTCCGATCCCGACGGCGAAGTGCTCAGGGATCCCGACCGCGCTTGGGAAATGGCGCGTGCCATGATCCGGGAACTGCTCAAGACCGATGGCGCCGACGGTGTGCTTCTCAGTGCCACCATCGAAGTCACCGACGACGATGGCGAGATCGTGCTGGAGTTTCCGTTCGCCGAGGCGATTCTCGATGCGCCTGGCGGCCCCATCACCAGGCACTGA
- a CDS encoding PQQ-dependent sugar dehydrogenase translates to MMNYVSVPRSLLLSGAFLTAFTLSAAAQQSAEPPPAVQQPSPAPAAGAPPPAGTAASPSLPPGSPLIGRPAGNDAAAKLAPIAPPPIPAAPDKLPTARLKVPAGFNIEVYAAGMANARSLALGDKGTVFVGSRLVDKVYAIVNKDGKREVKVLASGLYRPNGVAFKDGTLYIAELSKISKIEKVEDNLDNPPKPTVIFDKLPKDEAHGWKFIAIGPDNKLYAPVGQPGNNVLNDDEHGLIRRMNLDGSGAEVIARGVRHTVGFDWHPQTKQLYFTDNGRDWMSEDVPEDELNRITKVGEHFGAPFCLQGNIVDPEFGWGKSCDEYTAPVGLLGPHSAALGMRFYTGNMFPKTYTNVAIIARHGSWNRSRKVGGDVVIAKLNKDGTMKSMEPFLTGFLEDNKYIGRPVDVLQMKDGSLLVSDDYNGAVYRITHGKPKTAGK, encoded by the coding sequence ATGATGAACTACGTGTCGGTGCCGCGCAGCCTGTTGCTGTCCGGTGCCTTCTTGACTGCCTTCACGCTAAGCGCCGCTGCCCAGCAGTCCGCCGAACCGCCGCCGGCAGTCCAGCAGCCCTCTCCGGCGCCAGCCGCCGGCGCGCCGCCGCCCGCCGGTACTGCGGCCTCGCCCTCGCTTCCGCCGGGCTCGCCGCTGATCGGGCGTCCCGCGGGCAACGATGCCGCCGCCAAGTTGGCGCCGATTGCGCCGCCGCCGATCCCGGCCGCACCGGACAAATTGCCCACCGCAAGGCTCAAGGTGCCGGCCGGCTTCAACATCGAAGTTTATGCCGCCGGCATGGCGAATGCCCGCTCGCTCGCGCTCGGCGACAAGGGCACGGTGTTCGTCGGCAGCCGCCTTGTCGACAAGGTCTACGCCATCGTCAACAAGGACGGCAAACGCGAGGTCAAGGTGCTGGCTTCCGGCCTGTACCGGCCGAACGGCGTCGCCTTCAAGGACGGCACGCTCTACATCGCCGAACTGTCCAAGATCTCCAAGATCGAGAAGGTCGAAGACAATCTGGATAACCCGCCGAAGCCAACCGTGATCTTCGACAAACTGCCGAAGGATGAGGCCCATGGCTGGAAGTTCATCGCCATCGGTCCCGACAACAAGCTCTACGCTCCCGTCGGCCAGCCCGGCAACAACGTGCTCAACGATGACGAGCATGGCCTGATCCGCCGGATGAATCTCGACGGTTCGGGCGCGGAAGTAATCGCCCGGGGCGTGCGCCACACTGTCGGCTTCGACTGGCATCCGCAGACCAAGCAGCTCTACTTCACCGACAACGGCCGCGACTGGATGTCGGAAGACGTGCCCGAGGACGAGCTCAACCGCATCACCAAAGTCGGCGAACATTTCGGCGCGCCGTTCTGCCTGCAGGGCAACATCGTCGATCCCGAATTCGGCTGGGGTAAATCCTGCGACGAATACACCGCGCCGGTGGGTCTCCTGGGTCCACATTCCGCCGCGCTCGGCATGCGCTTCTACACCGGCAATATGTTCCCGAAAACCTACACGAACGTGGCGATCATCGCCCGGCACGGCTCCTGGAACCGCTCCAGGAAGGTCGGCGGCGACGTCGTCATCGCCAAGCTCAACAAGGACGGTACCATGAAGTCGATGGAGCCGTTTCTCACCGGCTTCCTCGAGGACAACAAATACATCGGCCGCCCGGTCGATGTGCTGCAGATGAAGGACGGCTCGCTCCTGGTCTCCGACGACTACAACGGCGCCGTCTATCGTATCACCCACGGCAAGCCGAAGACGGCGGGGAAGTAG
- a CDS encoding c-type cytochrome codes for MRRTIAALAFALTATSVSAQTIEQRIAPCLACHGENGQSQTENTPSLGAQHAPYSLIQLFMFREKLRVFEPMNEMAKPLADDDLRLFADFIAKMPKPEPPGENGDPARMQRGQALVQQHRCDSCHNPDLSGKENVPRIANQREYYLAKTLAEYKDNSRHGYDASMADVMAPISPGQIADLAYYIAHMR; via the coding sequence ATGCGTAGGACAATAGCTGCACTGGCATTTGCGTTGACTGCAACGTCCGTATCAGCCCAAACCATCGAACAACGCATCGCGCCGTGTCTCGCCTGCCACGGCGAAAACGGCCAATCCCAAACCGAAAACACGCCTTCGCTCGGTGCGCAGCACGCACCTTATTCGCTGATCCAGCTCTTCATGTTCCGCGAGAAGCTGCGCGTCTTCGAGCCGATGAACGAAATGGCGAAGCCGCTGGCCGACGACGACCTTCGCCTTTTCGCGGACTTCATCGCCAAGATGCCGAAGCCTGAGCCGCCAGGGGAAAATGGCGATCCAGCGCGCATGCAGCGCGGCCAGGCGCTGGTGCAACAGCACCGCTGCGATAGCTGCCACAATCCGGATTTGTCCGGCAAGGAGAACGTCCCGCGCATCGCCAACCAGCGCGAGTATTACCTCGCCAAGACACTGGCCGAGTACAAGGACAATAGCCGCCACGGCTATGACGCCAGCATGGCCGACGTGATGGCGCCGATCTCGCCAGGGCAGATTGCCGATCTCGCCTATTACATCGCCCATATGCGCTAA
- a CDS encoding amidase family protein, translating to MQDLWRLSAAEMASLIKSKKVSAKEAATAALARLDAVNPKINAVIDHRSEDVLAQAAAIDAAIARGEDAGPLGGVPVTVKVNIDQQGFATTNGLKLQRDAIAKSNSPVIDNLRKSGAVILGRTNCPAFSYRWFTTNLIHGDTKNPRDPGITPGGSSGGAGAAVAAGIGHIAHGTDIAGSIRYPAYACGVHGLRPTMGRIAAFNAALPERPIGPQISAVSGPLARTIGDIRIALAAMSARDYRDPWWVPAPLEGPAMPKRVAMCINPGGLDPVPEVRAAVADAGKRLERAGWIVEEIADTPPLREAADLQTKLWLGDGYEAQLEAAEREGDPGALACLRGNRAKVHPFDLPKALTRRATLTREWLAFFEQYAVLLMPVSGELPFPDQLDRKDEASFARVWHAQLPQIAIPFMGLPGLTVSTGLVGRVPVGVQLVSGRYREDLCLAAGEAVEAGGTPSAAIDPAG from the coding sequence ATGCAAGATCTATGGCGCCTGTCGGCTGCGGAAATGGCCTCGCTGATCAAGTCGAAGAAAGTCTCGGCAAAGGAGGCTGCGACCGCGGCACTGGCGCGGCTGGATGCGGTCAACCCCAAGATCAACGCCGTCATCGACCACAGGTCCGAAGACGTCCTGGCACAGGCTGCCGCCATCGATGCCGCGATCGCGCGCGGCGAAGATGCCGGTCCGCTGGGCGGCGTGCCTGTCACGGTGAAGGTCAATATCGACCAGCAAGGCTTTGCCACCACCAACGGGCTCAAGCTGCAGCGCGATGCCATCGCCAAGAGCAACAGCCCGGTGATCGACAATTTGCGTAAATCCGGCGCTGTCATTCTTGGGCGCACCAACTGTCCGGCGTTCTCCTATCGCTGGTTCACCACCAATCTCATCCATGGCGACACCAAGAATCCCCGCGACCCCGGCATCACGCCGGGCGGCTCGTCCGGCGGCGCGGGGGCTGCGGTCGCGGCCGGCATCGGGCATATCGCGCACGGCACCGACATTGCGGGATCGATCCGCTATCCGGCTTACGCCTGTGGCGTGCACGGGCTGCGGCCGACCATGGGACGCATCGCGGCGTTTAACGCGGCGCTGCCCGAACGGCCGATCGGGCCGCAGATCAGCGCGGTCTCCGGACCCCTAGCGCGCACCATCGGCGATATCAGGATCGCGCTGGCCGCGATGTCGGCGCGGGACTACCGCGATCCCTGGTGGGTGCCGGCGCCGCTCGAAGGACCCGCGATGCCGAAGCGCGTTGCGATGTGCATCAACCCTGGCGGCCTCGATCCCGTGCCCGAAGTGAGGGCTGCGGTGGCGGACGCCGGCAAGCGGCTTGAGCGCGCGGGCTGGATCGTCGAGGAGATCGCCGACACGCCGCCGCTGCGAGAGGCCGCCGATCTGCAGACAAAACTCTGGCTCGGCGACGGCTATGAGGCGCAGTTGGAGGCCGCCGAGCGCGAAGGCGATCCCGGCGCGCTGGCGTGCCTTCGCGGCAACCGCGCCAAGGTGCATCCTTTCGACCTGCCGAAAGCGCTGACCCGGCGCGCGACGCTGACGCGCGAATGGCTGGCGTTCTTCGAACAATATGCCGTGCTGCTGATGCCGGTTTCGGGCGAATTGCCGTTCCCAGATCAGCTCGACCGCAAGGACGAGGCGTCGTTTGCGCGCGTCTGGCATGCGCAATTGCCGCAGATCGCCATTCCCTTCATGGGCCTGCCCGGGCTAACGGTTTCGACCGGGCTGGTCGGACGCGTTCCCGTCGGCGTGCAACTGGTTTCCGGGCGCTACCGCGAAGACCTTTGTCTCGCCGCAGGCGAGGCGGTGGAAGCCGGCGGAACGCCTTCGGCAGCGATCGATCCTGCCGGCTAG
- a CDS encoding glutathione peroxidase: MPGVYDFTAQSLAGEDVPLKRFEGQVLLIVNTASACGFTPQYKGLEQLHRELAPRGFAVLGFPCNQFGGQEPGDAKQIEQFCAGKYDVTFPMFAKIDVNGSHAHPLFNHLKNAKSGLLGSSIKWNFTKFLVDRSGRVVGRYAPTATPEGIRREIEALL; encoded by the coding sequence ATGCCAGGCGTTTATGATTTCACGGCGCAGTCGCTTGCCGGAGAAGACGTTCCGCTGAAGCGGTTTGAAGGTCAGGTGCTCCTGATCGTCAATACTGCGAGCGCCTGCGGGTTCACGCCGCAGTACAAGGGCCTGGAGCAACTGCATCGTGAACTGGCGCCGCGCGGCTTTGCGGTGCTCGGCTTTCCCTGCAATCAGTTCGGCGGGCAGGAGCCGGGCGACGCCAAACAGATCGAGCAATTCTGTGCGGGCAAGTATGACGTGACGTTTCCGATGTTCGCCAAGATCGATGTCAACGGCAGCCATGCGCATCCGTTGTTCAACCATCTGAAGAATGCGAAATCGGGACTGTTGGGTTCTTCGATCAAATGGAATTTCACCAAATTCCTGGTCGACCGCTCGGGCAGGGTGGTCGGGCGCTACGCGCCGACCGCGACGCCCGAGGGAATTAGAAGAGAAATCGAGGCACTGCTGTGA
- a CDS encoding DUF3297 family protein → MSDQFPDRLSVDPSSPYYNAEILARDVGIRFKGVEKTNVEEYCISEGWVRVTAGNARDRHGNPLTIKVHGPVEPYFRDKK, encoded by the coding sequence ATGAGCGACCAATTTCCCGACCGTCTCTCGGTCGATCCGAGCAGCCCGTACTACAACGCCGAGATCCTCGCGCGCGACGTCGGCATTCGCTTCAAGGGCGTGGAGAAAACCAATGTCGAGGAATATTGCATCAGCGAGGGCTGGGTGCGCGTCACCGCCGGCAATGCCAGGGATCGCCATGGCAATCCGTTGACGATCAAGGTGCACGGCCCGGTCGAGCCGTATTTCCGCGACAAGAAGTGA
- a CDS encoding mandelate racemase/muconate lactonizing enzyme family protein, whose protein sequence is MTVRVVDVCEITKPIASPIRNAYIDFTKMTTSLVAVVTDVVRDGKRVVGYGFNSNGRYGQGGLIRERFAPRLKEADPKSLLDASGDNLNPDKVWAAMMSNEKPGGHGERSVAVGTIDMAVWDAVAKIAGKPLFRLLAERHGREANPRVFVYAAGGYYYPGKDLSALRGEMRGYLDRGYNVVKMKIGGAPIAEDRERIEAVLKEIGKDAQLAVDANGRFDLETAIAYAKMLREYPLFWYEEAGDPLDFALQAALAEFYPAAMATGENLFSHQDAKNLIRYGGMRPDRDWLQFDCALSYGLCEYQRTLAVLKTHGWSPSRCIPHGGHQMSLNIAAGLGLGGNESYPDLFQPYGGFPDGVRVENGHITMPDLPGIGFEGKSDLYREMRALTE, encoded by the coding sequence ATGACCGTCCGCGTCGTCGACGTCTGCGAGATCACAAAACCGATCGCCTCGCCGATCCGCAACGCCTATATCGATTTCACCAAGATGACGACGAGCCTCGTCGCCGTCGTCACCGACGTCGTGCGCGACGGCAAGCGCGTCGTCGGCTACGGCTTCAATTCCAACGGCCGTTACGGGCAGGGCGGGCTGATCCGCGAACGCTTTGCGCCGCGGTTGAAGGAGGCCGATCCCAAGAGCCTGCTCGATGCGTCCGGTGACAATCTCAACCCCGACAAGGTCTGGGCGGCGATGATGTCGAACGAAAAGCCGGGCGGCCATGGCGAGCGCTCGGTCGCCGTCGGCACCATCGACATGGCGGTGTGGGACGCGGTGGCGAAGATCGCAGGAAAGCCACTGTTCAGATTGCTTGCCGAGCGCCATGGCCGAGAGGCCAATCCGCGCGTGTTCGTCTACGCCGCCGGCGGCTATTATTATCCCGGCAAAGATCTGTCGGCGCTGCGCGGCGAGATGCGCGGCTATCTCGACCGCGGCTACAACGTCGTCAAGATGAAGATCGGCGGAGCGCCGATCGCGGAAGACCGCGAGCGCATCGAGGCCGTGCTGAAGGAGATCGGCAAGGACGCGCAGCTCGCCGTCGATGCCAACGGCCGGTTCGATCTGGAAACTGCGATTGCCTACGCAAAGATGCTGCGGGAGTATCCGCTGTTCTGGTACGAGGAGGCGGGCGATCCCCTCGACTTCGCGCTGCAGGCCGCATTAGCCGAATTCTATCCCGCAGCCATGGCAACCGGCGAAAACCTGTTCAGCCATCAGGACGCGAAAAACCTGATCCGCTATGGCGGCATGCGGCCCGATCGCGACTGGCTGCAATTCGACTGCGCGCTGTCCTACGGCTTGTGCGAATACCAGCGCACGCTGGCAGTGCTGAAGACCCACGGCTGGTCGCCGAGCCGCTGCATTCCCCATGGCGGCCACCAGATGTCGCTCAACATCGCCGCCGGCCTCGGCCTCGGCGGCAACGAGAGCTATCCCGACCTGTTCCAGCCCTATGGCGGCTTCCCGGACGGCGTCCGTGTCGAGAACGGCCACATCACCATGCCCGACCTGCCCGGCATCGGATTCGAGGGGAAATCCGATCTCTACAGGGAGATGAGGGCGCTCACGGAGTGA